One region of Streptomyces subrutilus genomic DNA includes:
- a CDS encoding IS5 family transposase (programmed frameshift) — MCVGLCVPLTDAQWARIEPLLPDRTPKRGGRWRDHRQVIDAIAFKFQTGSQWVHLPERYGNWRGVYNRLRMWAVDGTWERVFTTLVAQADADEDLDWVVSVDSTIVRAHQHAAGARKKGAPAGEPGDHAIGRSRGGLTTKIHLAADAHCRPLAFVLTAGQAGDAPAFAHVMARLRVPRRRGRPRTRPDMVLADKAYSSRAIREHLRKRGIRAVIPVPADQQGHRKRRGSRGGRPPAFDREAYKQRNTVERCINRLKQWRGIATRYEKTATIYLAGLHVAGIFLWSDR; from the exons CTGTGCGTTGGCCTGTGTGTGCCGTTGACTGATGCGCAGTGGGCGCGGATTGAGCCGTTACTTCCGGACCGGACGCCGAAGCGAGGTGGAAGGTGGCGTGACCACCGACAGGTGATCGATGCGATCGCGTTCAAGTTCCAGACCGGATCGCAGTGGGTCCACTTGCCCGAGAGATACGGCAACTGGCGTGGCGTTTACAACCGGCTTCGGATGTGGGCCGTCGATGGCACGTGGGAGCGCGTGTTCACCACGCTGGTGGCCCAGGCTGACGCCGACGAGGACCTGGACTGGGTGGTCTCGGTGGACTCCACGATCGTTCGTGCCCACCAGCACGCGGCCGGGGCCCGCAAAA AAGGGGCCCCGGCTGGCGAGCCCGGTGACCATGCCATCGGCCGGTCCCGCGGTGGACTGACCACGAAGATTCATCTCGCGGCCGACGCCCACTGTCGTCCCCTCGCCTTTGTTCTCACCGCCGGACAGGCCGGCGACGCACCCGCTTTCGCGCACGTGATGGCTCGCCTACGTGTCCCCCGGCGACGTGGTCGGCCCCGCACCAGGCCCGATATGGTCCTGGCTGACAAGGCCTATTCCTCGCGCGCCATCCGCGAGCACTTGCGCAAGCGCGGCATCCGCGCGGTGATCCCAGTTCCGGCAGATCAACAGGGCCATCGGAAACGCCGAGGCAGCCGTGGTGGCAGACCACCCGCCTTCGACCGCGAGGCCTACAAGCAGCGCAACACCGTCGAGCGGTGCATCAACCGCTTGAAGCAGTGGCGGGGCATCGCTACCCGCTACGAGAAGACCGCGACCATCTACCTAGCTGGACTGCACGTCGCAGGCATCTTCCTCTGGTCCGATCGGTGA